A region from the Geobacter benzoatilyticus genome encodes:
- a CDS encoding type IV pilus twitching motility protein PilT, with protein sequence MARIDALFKMLKEQGASDLHLSSGSPPIFRLHGEMARQNFKPLTHEELTAILYEILTEKQKADFQERHDLDFAYAIPGLARFRGNYMMTHRGIAAVFRIIPSKILSADDLSLPEGVRRMTQFKKGLVLVTGPTGSGKSTTLAAMIDLINATRKEHILTLEDPLEFIHENKMSLLNQRQIGEHSMTFTAALRAALREDPDVILVGEMRDLETIGLAMSAAETGHLVFGTLHTNSASKTIDRIIDVFPTDQQEQTRAMLSESLKGVVCQQLLKTADGKGRVAALEIMLGTPAIGNLIREGKTFQIPSIIQTAKRDGMQLMDQHLLDLFKTKRITAEEAYRCAQDKKQFEQYLAEKPAQ encoded by the coding sequence ATGGCACGCATAGACGCACTTTTTAAAATGCTCAAGGAACAGGGCGCTTCCGACCTCCACCTCTCCTCCGGGTCCCCTCCCATCTTCCGGTTGCATGGAGAGATGGCCCGGCAGAACTTCAAGCCCCTCACACATGAGGAACTGACAGCCATACTTTACGAGATTCTCACCGAGAAGCAGAAGGCCGACTTCCAGGAACGCCACGATCTCGACTTCGCCTACGCCATCCCCGGCCTTGCCCGGTTCCGGGGGAACTACATGATGACCCACCGGGGGATCGCCGCGGTCTTCCGGATCATTCCCAGCAAGATCCTCTCGGCCGATGATCTCAGCCTGCCCGAAGGGGTCCGGCGGATGACCCAGTTCAAGAAGGGGCTCGTGCTGGTTACCGGCCCAACCGGCTCGGGGAAATCCACGACCCTGGCCGCCATGATCGACCTCATCAATGCCACCCGCAAGGAGCACATCCTCACCCTGGAGGACCCCCTCGAATTCATCCACGAAAACAAGATGTCGCTCCTTAACCAGCGGCAGATCGGCGAGCACTCCATGACCTTCACCGCCGCCCTCCGGGCCGCCCTGCGGGAAGACCCCGACGTCATCCTCGTCGGCGAGATGCGGGACCTGGAGACCATCGGCCTTGCCATGAGCGCCGCCGAGACCGGCCACCTGGTTTTCGGGACGCTCCACACCAACTCGGCGTCCAAGACCATCGACCGGATCATCGACGTCTTCCCCACCGACCAGCAGGAGCAGACCCGGGCCATGCTCTCCGAATCCCTCAAGGGGGTCGTCTGCCAGCAGCTCCTGAAAACCGCCGACGGCAAGGGACGGGTGGCGGCCCTGGAGATCATGCTCGGCACCCCGGCCATCGGCAACCTGATCCGTGAGGGAAAGACCTTCCAGATCCCCTCCATCATCCAGACCGCCAAGCGTGACGGGATGCAGCTCATGGACCAGCATCTGCTGGACCTCTTCAAGACCAAGCGGATTACCGCCGAAGAAGCCTACCGCTGCGCCCAGGACAAGAAGCAGTTCGAGCAGTACCTGGCGGAGAAGCCGGCGCAGTAG
- a CDS encoding transglycosylase domain-containing protein, with the protein MNVKKILYLIIGVGVAYAAYIAVSLMSLPSVEELKDRRMNMTIQVKDWHGEYHPFKVGPQNRYWTSSKSIPPEMKWAVILAEDSNFYKHEGIDVKAIKNAIKYDLEKKSFARGASTITQQVAKNLFLSREKTLTRKVKEIVLAKRMEEELTKGRIIELYLNVVELGPMVYGIGHGSRYYFGKPASAMTPRECAFLAAMLPGPRVAYNPYKNLNKVLKRSNMILRLLRNKGVLTAAEYRQAMGQEPNVSGLQQKVDESIEKEETAFDNTSGATVVSDVVPEPVPAAEPSSGEVPATEPAQEIETPGPQEGGAGAVQPVKNEPK; encoded by the coding sequence GTGAACGTCAAGAAAATACTATATCTGATCATCGGCGTCGGGGTTGCCTATGCCGCCTATATCGCCGTTTCGCTCATGTCCCTGCCGTCGGTGGAGGAGCTCAAAGACCGTCGCATGAACATGACCATCCAGGTGAAGGATTGGCACGGCGAATATCACCCGTTCAAGGTCGGCCCCCAAAACCGCTACTGGACATCTTCCAAAAGCATCCCGCCCGAAATGAAGTGGGCTGTTATCCTTGCCGAGGACTCCAACTTTTACAAGCATGAGGGGATCGACGTTAAGGCGATCAAGAACGCAATCAAGTACGATCTCGAAAAGAAAAGCTTCGCACGGGGAGCTTCGACCATAACGCAGCAGGTTGCCAAGAACCTCTTCCTCTCCCGCGAGAAGACTCTGACCCGCAAGGTGAAGGAGATTGTCCTTGCCAAGAGGATGGAAGAGGAACTGACAAAGGGTAGAATCATCGAACTTTATCTGAACGTGGTGGAGCTTGGCCCTATGGTGTATGGCATAGGTCACGGTTCCCGCTACTATTTCGGCAAGCCCGCATCGGCCATGACCCCCCGTGAGTGTGCCTTTCTGGCCGCAATGCTGCCGGGCCCCAGGGTGGCGTACAACCCGTACAAGAACCTGAACAAAGTGCTGAAGCGGTCAAACATGATCCTTCGCCTCCTGCGGAACAAGGGAGTTCTCACGGCGGCGGAGTATCGGCAGGCCATGGGGCAGGAGCCCAACGTGAGCGGGTTGCAGCAAAAGGTTGATGAAAGTATCGAGAAGGAAGAAACAGCCTTCGACAACACATCGGGGGCCACTGTGGTATCTGACGTGGTGCCGGAGCCGGTCCCGGCGGCAGAACCATCATCCGGAGAGGTGCCTGCGACGGAACCTGCGCAGGAAATAGAGACGCCTGGCCCCCAAGAGGGGGGTGCGGGAGCAGTTCAACCGGTTAAGAATGAGCCTAAATAG
- the atpD gene encoding F0F1 ATP synthase subunit beta, translated as MSQNFGKISQVIGAVIDVEFEPGKLPPIYNALRVTSPAIDDKEYNLVLEVAQHLGENSVRTIAMDSTDGLVRGQAVLDTGKQISVPVGRKTLGRILNVIGDPVDEMGPVGAEKEYGIHREAPAFVDQSTKVEAFTTGIKVVDLLAPYARGGKIGLFGGAGVGKTVLIMELINNIAKQHGGFSVFAGVGERTREGNDLWMEMKESGVLDKAALVYGQMNEPPGARARVALSALSIAEYFRDEEGQNVLLFIDNIFRFTQAGSEVSALLGRIPSAVGYQPTLATEMGELQERITSTTKGSITSVQAIYVPADDLTDPAPATAFAHLDATTVLSRQIAELGIYPAVDPLDSTSRILDPQVIGEEHYAIARQVQYVLQKYKDLQDIIAILGMDELSEEDKLVVSRARKIQRFLSQPFHVAEAFTGSPGKYVELKDTIKGFQEIVAGKHDDVPEQAFYMVGTIEEALEKAKKLAA; from the coding sequence ATGAGTCAGAATTTCGGTAAAATTTCTCAGGTTATCGGCGCGGTTATCGACGTCGAGTTCGAGCCGGGCAAACTGCCTCCCATTTACAACGCCCTCCGGGTAACCAGCCCGGCCATTGATGATAAGGAATACAATCTGGTGCTCGAAGTTGCGCAGCACCTTGGCGAGAACTCTGTACGGACCATCGCGATGGATTCCACCGACGGCCTCGTTCGCGGCCAGGCAGTACTCGATACCGGCAAGCAGATTTCGGTACCTGTGGGCCGCAAGACCCTCGGACGTATTCTTAACGTAATCGGCGATCCCGTCGACGAGATGGGTCCCGTTGGCGCCGAGAAGGAATACGGCATCCACCGTGAAGCCCCCGCTTTCGTTGACCAGTCCACCAAGGTAGAGGCTTTCACCACCGGCATCAAGGTCGTTGACCTCCTCGCACCTTATGCACGGGGCGGCAAGATCGGCCTCTTCGGCGGCGCCGGCGTCGGCAAAACCGTTCTCATCATGGAGCTCATCAACAACATCGCCAAGCAGCACGGTGGTTTCTCCGTTTTCGCCGGCGTTGGCGAGCGTACCCGTGAAGGAAACGACCTCTGGATGGAGATGAAGGAGTCCGGCGTTCTCGACAAGGCCGCCCTCGTCTACGGCCAGATGAACGAGCCGCCGGGAGCCCGTGCCAGGGTTGCACTCTCCGCGCTCTCCATTGCTGAGTATTTCCGTGATGAGGAAGGGCAGAACGTTCTCCTCTTCATCGATAACATCTTCCGTTTCACCCAGGCCGGTTCCGAGGTTTCCGCGCTTCTCGGCCGTATCCCTTCCGCCGTTGGTTACCAGCCTACTCTGGCAACCGAGATGGGTGAGCTTCAGGAGCGGATCACCTCCACCACCAAGGGTTCCATCACCTCGGTTCAGGCCATTTACGTTCCGGCTGACGACCTTACCGACCCTGCTCCGGCAACGGCTTTCGCCCACCTGGATGCAACCACGGTTCTTTCCCGTCAGATTGCCGAGCTTGGCATCTACCCGGCCGTTGACCCCCTCGACTCCACGTCGCGGATTCTCGACCCCCAGGTAATCGGCGAAGAGCACTATGCCATCGCCCGCCAGGTTCAGTACGTTCTCCAGAAGTACAAGGACCTCCAGGACATTATCGCCATTCTCGGTATGGACGAACTCTCCGAGGAGGACAAGCTGGTCGTTTCCCGCGCCCGGAAAATCCAGCGTTTCCTCTCCCAGCCATTCCACGTGGCGGAAGCCTTCACCGGCAGCCCCGGCAAGTACGTCGAGCTGAAGGACACCATCAAGGGCTTCCAGGAGATCGTTGCCGGCAAGCACGACGATGTTCCCGAGCAGGCTTTCTACATGGTCGGCACCATCGAAGAAGCTCTGGAAAAAGCAAAGAAACTTGCTGCCTAA
- the atpA gene encoding F0F1 ATP synthase subunit alpha, with protein sequence MEIRAEEISEIIRKQIKEYGKEVEVAETGTIISVGDGIARIHGLDKAMAGELLEFPGGVSGMVLNLEEDNVGAAILGENNETIKEGTTVKRTGKIVEVPVGEALVGRVVNAIGQPIDGKGPINTTTFGKVEVKAPGIVKRKSVHQPMQTGLKAIDAMVPVGRGQRELIIGDRQTGKTAVAIDTIINQKGGDLICIYVAIGQKRSTVAQVVSKLQEHGAMDYTIVVSASASEPAPLQYIAPYTGVTMGEFFRDNGKHALIIYDDLSKQAVAYRQLSLLLRRPPGREAYPGDVFYLHSRLLERAAKLSDDCGAGSLTALPIIETQAGDVSAYIPTNVISITDGQIYLESDLFYSGVRPAINVGLSVSRVGGSAQVKAMKQVAGTLRLNLAQYREMAAFAQFGSDLDKATQMQLARGERLVEILKQPQYRPIPNEKQVLIIFAANNGYVDDYPVASLRRYESELYSFFDGRKADVLAEIRDKKAIDDDLKGKIVAALEEFKKEFTA encoded by the coding sequence ATGGAAATCAGAGCCGAAGAAATCAGCGAAATTATCCGCAAGCAGATCAAGGAGTACGGCAAGGAGGTCGAGGTAGCCGAGACCGGTACCATCATCTCCGTCGGTGACGGTATCGCCCGCATCCACGGCCTGGACAAGGCCATGGCCGGCGAGCTCCTGGAGTTCCCCGGCGGGGTCTCCGGCATGGTTCTCAACCTCGAAGAGGATAACGTCGGTGCGGCGATCCTTGGTGAAAACAACGAGACCATCAAGGAAGGCACTACCGTCAAACGGACCGGCAAGATCGTCGAGGTTCCGGTCGGCGAGGCCCTTGTCGGCCGCGTCGTCAATGCAATCGGCCAACCCATCGACGGCAAGGGCCCCATCAACACCACCACCTTCGGTAAGGTGGAAGTGAAGGCCCCCGGTATCGTCAAGCGGAAGTCGGTACATCAGCCGATGCAGACCGGCCTGAAGGCTATCGATGCAATGGTTCCGGTCGGCCGCGGCCAGCGGGAGCTCATCATCGGCGACCGCCAGACCGGAAAGACCGCCGTTGCCATCGACACCATCATCAACCAGAAGGGCGGCGACCTCATCTGTATCTATGTCGCCATCGGTCAGAAGCGCTCCACCGTAGCCCAGGTGGTGAGCAAGCTTCAGGAGCACGGGGCGATGGATTACACCATCGTTGTTTCCGCCTCTGCTTCCGAGCCGGCACCGCTCCAGTACATCGCTCCCTACACCGGTGTAACCATGGGCGAGTTCTTCCGCGACAATGGCAAGCATGCCCTGATCATCTACGATGACCTTTCCAAGCAGGCCGTTGCCTATCGTCAGCTTTCCCTGCTCCTTCGCCGTCCGCCGGGGCGTGAAGCTTACCCGGGCGACGTCTTCTATCTCCATAGCCGTCTCCTTGAGCGTGCAGCAAAGCTCTCCGATGACTGCGGCGCCGGTTCCCTTACAGCATTGCCGATCATCGAAACCCAGGCGGGCGACGTTTCCGCGTATATTCCGACCAACGTCATTTCCATTACCGACGGCCAGATCTACCTGGAGAGCGATCTTTTCTACTCCGGCGTTCGCCCGGCCATCAACGTCGGTCTCTCGGTTTCGCGGGTCGGTGGTTCCGCCCAGGTCAAGGCAATGAAGCAGGTTGCCGGTACCCTTCGTCTGAACCTTGCCCAGTATCGAGAAATGGCTGCATTCGCCCAGTTCGGTTCAGATCTTGACAAGGCGACCCAGATGCAGCTGGCACGGGGTGAGCGTCTCGTTGAGATTCTCAAGCAGCCCCAATACCGCCCGATTCCCAACGAGAAGCAGGTTCTAATTATCTTTGCCGCCAACAACGGCTATGTAGATGATTATCCTGTTGCATCTCTCCGTCGTTACGAGAGTGAACTCTACTCCTTCTTTGACGGCCGGAAAGCCGATGTTCTTGCTGAAATCCGCGACAAGAAGGCTATTGATGATGATCTTAAGGGCAAGATTGTTGCCGCCCTTGAAGAATTCAAGAAGGAATTTACCGCGTAA
- the atpH gene encoding ATP synthase F1 subunit delta gives MISNAIARRYAKALVQLGAEEGAVDRFGTELGQFAALLEGNADLSAVLKSPAYRIEAKKEILKDILAKLNLSGTVANFLQVLLDRGRIGFVPQVAYSYATFADELSGVMRPVLTSAFPLEDAQVEGVKNALAKATGKQLKLTVEVDSSLIGGVVAKIGDKVFDGSVRTQLNRIQDILQKG, from the coding sequence TTGATCTCGAACGCTATTGCACGCCGCTACGCCAAGGCCTTGGTGCAGCTCGGCGCGGAAGAAGGGGCGGTTGATCGGTTCGGCACCGAGCTGGGGCAGTTTGCGGCGCTCCTAGAAGGAAATGCCGACCTGTCCGCGGTCCTGAAAAGCCCTGCTTACCGCATTGAAGCCAAGAAGGAAATCCTTAAGGATATCCTTGCGAAGCTGAACCTTTCCGGCACCGTTGCCAACTTCCTCCAGGTCCTTCTTGACCGGGGAAGAATAGGTTTTGTGCCGCAGGTTGCATACAGCTATGCCACATTCGCCGATGAGCTCTCCGGTGTCATGCGCCCGGTCCTCACTTCGGCGTTCCCCCTTGAGGATGCGCAGGTGGAAGGGGTGAAGAATGCCCTTGCCAAGGCAACGGGCAAGCAGTTGAAGCTCACGGTTGAGGTTGACTCGTCGCTCATAGGCGGCGTGGTTGCCAAGATTGGCGACAAGGTTTTTGACGGAAGCGTACGGACCCAGTTGAACAGGATTCAGGATATATTACAGAAGGGGTGA
- a CDS encoding ATPase, T2SS/T4P/T4SS family, whose protein sequence is MDSIVRPGSLGDILFRCQIITEDDIRAALDEQQQSGCRFGEALVNRGIVAQEDIDWALSNQLNIPYVRLKPDMVDQGAAALVPAALARQYNLIPLVATGDEVSIAIADPLNTSALAAVEKAAGCAVSVSVALLREIREMQELIYGPPEESDSLGFVSASFPATVLAAINHDLSGAKFVDYLLLFVLQQKLSSLSLQPLADSVAIVCRRGGIGREVGRLSLTHYPEVVMRVKKLAKLAGGEFASRGAFVFSWKGRTIPFHVALLRGEGGDCLTFRMRVDSVFPDTVADMGLPEEMENRFSELAASDRGVVLVGAHEEDIRVRLMGLFLQECDAAGKTIIVIGQGSALGGKRYTRVPIPAGTAVEDVVAAAFEHDPDILVLENVADGQPFGAAARASLHGTLVVAGVPCRDGGGALRQLITFRDRHLMTPAQLRGVIVCTGVRTLCPNCRTTVPAPPGETGLTYRAAGCPACGQTGYAGTRFLMDVIAFDQQLKERFETARTDGELLGYLREHGWRGIAEEGRKLLAEGVLSQEDYSASLFS, encoded by the coding sequence ATGGATAGCATCGTACGGCCGGGGTCCCTGGGGGACATACTCTTCCGGTGCCAAATCATCACCGAAGATGACATCAGGGCAGCCCTAGACGAACAGCAGCAGTCGGGGTGCCGTTTCGGCGAGGCGCTGGTGAATCGGGGAATCGTGGCCCAGGAGGATATCGACTGGGCACTCTCCAACCAGCTCAACATTCCCTACGTGCGGCTCAAGCCGGATATGGTGGACCAGGGGGCGGCAGCCCTGGTTCCCGCCGCCTTGGCGCGCCAGTACAATCTTATCCCCCTTGTCGCCACCGGCGACGAAGTCAGCATCGCCATCGCCGATCCCCTGAATACCTCTGCGCTGGCTGCGGTGGAGAAGGCGGCCGGTTGTGCCGTATCGGTTTCGGTGGCTCTGCTGCGCGAGATTCGCGAGATGCAGGAGCTCATCTATGGCCCGCCGGAGGAATCCGATTCCCTCGGATTCGTGTCGGCCAGTTTTCCGGCCACCGTACTTGCGGCCATCAACCACGACCTGTCAGGCGCCAAATTCGTAGATTATCTCTTGCTCTTCGTGCTTCAGCAGAAGCTTTCGTCCCTTTCCCTCCAGCCCCTGGCGGACTCGGTGGCCATTGTCTGTCGCCGGGGCGGCATCGGACGCGAAGTGGGGCGTCTCTCCCTCACCCACTATCCCGAAGTCGTCATGCGGGTGAAGAAACTGGCCAAGCTGGCTGGGGGCGAGTTCGCCTCCCGTGGCGCCTTCGTCTTTTCCTGGAAAGGGCGGACTATTCCATTTCATGTGGCCCTGTTGCGGGGCGAAGGGGGGGATTGCCTCACCTTCCGAATGCGTGTCGATTCCGTATTTCCCGATACGGTTGCCGATATGGGACTTCCGGAAGAGATGGAGAACCGCTTCTCCGAGCTGGCGGCATCTGACCGGGGTGTGGTGCTCGTGGGGGCCCACGAGGAGGACATACGGGTCAGGCTCATGGGGCTCTTCCTTCAGGAGTGTGACGCCGCCGGCAAGACGATCATCGTAATCGGGCAAGGGTCGGCGCTGGGGGGCAAGCGGTATACCCGCGTGCCGATACCTGCCGGCACCGCCGTCGAGGATGTGGTCGCGGCGGCCTTCGAACATGACCCCGACATTCTCGTTCTGGAAAATGTGGCCGACGGCCAACCCTTCGGGGCCGCCGCGCGGGCCTCGCTCCACGGGACCCTTGTGGTTGCGGGGGTTCCCTGCCGCGACGGCGGAGGAGCCCTGCGCCAGTTGATTACCTTCCGCGACCGTCATCTCATGACTCCGGCCCAACTGCGCGGAGTCATCGTCTGCACCGGGGTGCGTACCCTCTGTCCCAACTGCCGCACCACTGTCCCGGCACCTCCCGGCGAAACCGGTCTCACGTACCGCGCGGCGGGATGTCCGGCCTGCGGCCAGACCGGTTACGCGGGGACCCGTTTCCTCATGGATGTCATCGCCTTCGACCAGCAGTTGAAGGAGCGCTTCGAGACGGCCCGCACCGACGGCGAGTTGCTGGGGTATCTGCGGGAGCATGGATGGAGGGGAATCGCCGAGGAGGGGAGAAAGCTCCTTGCAGAAGGGGTCCTCTCGCAGGAAGATTATTCGGCCTCCCTATTCAGTTGA
- the pdxA gene encoding 4-hydroxythreonine-4-phosphate dehydrogenase PdxA: MSNTKPRIVITMGDPSGVGPEIIAAALADPSIRRICRPLVIGDAGAMARGIAIAGTDLRVLRSSSFIPEDFSDALPILEITNLADEDMRFGSPSIAGGEAMFRAICEAARLCLAGDADAIATAPISKEAMNRAGHLYPGHTELLAELTGAERVVMMLAGTQLRVTLVTIHESLADVPRLVTFEGVLDTVRITHRDVHRYFKRDPRISVLALNPHCGEGGMFGDEEGRIIAPAVEAARREGIDVVGPLSADTLFHFAVQGDYDAVVCMYHDQGLIPLKLLHFDDGVNVTLGLPIIRTSVDHGTAYNLAGTGRASAESMKAAIRMAADMALVKASGEGEL, translated from the coding sequence ATGTCAAATACAAAGCCCCGTATTGTCATAACCATGGGAGACCCCTCAGGGGTCGGACCGGAAATAATCGCCGCCGCCCTTGCTGATCCCTCCATCAGAAGAATCTGCCGACCTCTCGTCATCGGTGATGCCGGCGCCATGGCCAGAGGGATAGCAATTGCCGGAACCGATCTTAGAGTGTTGCGGTCCTCTTCCTTCATACCTGAGGATTTTTCTGACGCACTTCCGATACTGGAGATAACGAACCTTGCGGATGAGGATATGCGCTTCGGCAGCCCTTCCATTGCCGGCGGTGAGGCCATGTTCCGCGCCATTTGCGAGGCGGCTCGGCTTTGCCTGGCCGGGGATGCCGATGCGATTGCCACCGCCCCCATCAGCAAGGAGGCTATGAACCGGGCAGGGCATTTGTATCCGGGACATACGGAGCTCCTCGCCGAACTGACAGGTGCGGAGCGGGTCGTAATGATGCTGGCGGGAACGCAGTTGCGGGTCACTCTCGTTACCATCCACGAGTCGCTGGCCGATGTCCCGCGCCTCGTTACGTTTGAGGGAGTTCTGGATACGGTACGGATTACCCACCGGGACGTTCATCGCTATTTCAAGCGTGATCCGCGTATCTCGGTTCTTGCCCTTAACCCTCACTGCGGCGAGGGAGGAATGTTCGGCGACGAGGAAGGACGGATTATCGCTCCCGCCGTTGAGGCTGCCCGTCGGGAGGGAATAGATGTTGTTGGGCCCCTTTCCGCCGATACCCTCTTCCATTTCGCCGTGCAGGGGGACTATGACGCAGTGGTGTGCATGTACCACGACCAGGGGCTCATCCCGCTCAAGCTCCTGCATTTCGACGATGGAGTCAACGTTACCTTGGGCCTTCCCATTATTCGTACATCGGTAGATCACGGTACCGCCTATAACCTGGCGGGTACCGGCAGGGCGTCGGCGGAGAGTATGAAAGCCGCCATACGCATGGCCGCCGATATGGCTCTGGTCAAGGCATCGGGGGAAGGTGAGCTGTGA
- the atpG gene encoding ATP synthase F1 subunit gamma: protein MASLKSIKKRIVSVKNTRQITKAMKMVSAAKLRRAQENVVAARPYAKKLGEVLERLAKSQDENASPLLQKRVGQKALLIVVTSDRGLCGGFNANICKAAERFVREKKGEYAEISMMTVGRKGFEFLKNRQTIYKNFGNVLSNLSYPTAALLAQEVIDGYLAEEYDEVFLLFNSFRSVMSQDITLEQLLPIVPEASAEDEDVAEYIYEPSQGALLSELLPKHIEVKVFKALLESVASEHGARMTAMDSASKNANEMIAKLTLQYNRARQAAITTELVEIISGAQSVNG from the coding sequence ATGGCAAGCCTGAAAAGCATAAAAAAACGTATTGTTTCGGTAAAAAATACCCGGCAGATAACCAAGGCCATGAAAATGGTCTCTGCCGCGAAGCTGCGTCGCGCCCAGGAAAATGTGGTTGCTGCCCGTCCCTATGCCAAGAAGCTTGGTGAGGTGCTGGAGCGGTTGGCCAAGAGCCAGGACGAAAACGCAAGCCCGCTGCTTCAGAAAAGGGTCGGCCAGAAGGCTCTCCTGATCGTGGTGACATCGGACCGTGGCCTCTGCGGCGGTTTCAATGCCAACATCTGCAAGGCTGCCGAGCGTTTTGTCCGGGAGAAAAAGGGCGAGTATGCCGAAATCTCCATGATGACGGTTGGCCGTAAAGGTTTCGAGTTCCTTAAGAACCGTCAGACCATTTACAAGAACTTCGGCAACGTTCTTTCCAACCTCAGCTACCCGACGGCAGCTCTGCTGGCCCAGGAAGTTATCGACGGGTACCTCGCGGAAGAGTATGACGAGGTATTCCTGCTGTTCAACTCGTTCAGAAGCGTAATGTCACAGGATATCACGCTTGAGCAGTTGCTGCCGATTGTGCCTGAAGCTTCTGCGGAAGATGAAGATGTTGCCGAGTACATTTACGAGCCGTCGCAAGGTGCGCTGCTGTCTGAACTTCTTCCCAAGCATATTGAGGTGAAGGTGTTCAAGGCGCTCCTGGAGTCCGTGGCTTCTGAGCACGGTGCCCGCATGACTGCCATGGACAGTGCGTCCAAGAACGCAAACGAAATGATAGCCAAGCTGACCCTCCAGTACAACAGGGCCCGCCAGGCCGCCATTACGACCGAGCTTGTGGAGATTATCTCCGGTGCTCAGTCGGTAAACGGATAA
- a CDS encoding ATP synthase F0 subunit B, which yields MITLDLTFVIQLVNFLVLMLVLNIFLYKPIRKVMADRKGQIDGAKERAAAVDKDVQEKMALYETRLREIKSKAGAEREVLRGDALREEAAILEKARKEAADSLSSIKAKVAKETVEAKEYLTVQARSLSLEICEKVLGRSL from the coding sequence GTGATAACTTTAGATCTTACCTTTGTCATTCAGCTTGTGAACTTCCTGGTTCTCATGCTCGTCCTGAACATCTTCCTTTATAAGCCGATCAGGAAGGTCATGGCGGATCGGAAGGGGCAGATTGACGGCGCAAAAGAGCGTGCCGCGGCTGTTGATAAAGACGTGCAGGAAAAGATGGCTCTTTACGAGACCCGGTTGCGCGAAATCAAGTCGAAGGCAGGCGCCGAGCGCGAGGTTCTCAGGGGTGATGCTCTCCGGGAGGAGGCTGCCATTCTTGAGAAGGCCCGCAAGGAGGCCGCTGATTCTCTCTCCTCCATTAAGGCGAAGGTTGCGAAAGAGACTGTCGAGGCTAAAGAGTATCTGACGGTTCAGGCCCGTTCCCTGTCCCTTGAAATCTGCGAGAAAGTCCTTGGGAGGAGTCTGTAA
- a CDS encoding ATP synthase F0 subunit B, which translates to MAYGFKKSGLLKPIVSTAAICLVLAGMAALGFAAEGGEGAHHVDTGKQMKDFMWRVIDFVALLGILVWALKKANAKGALADRSAALEKALGEAEEARAAAEKKFAEYGEKLEKANQEIDEIYAAIRKEGELEKERIIAEAKVTAEKIREQAAATASQEVFKARIALREEAASLAVQMAEQSLRETIKKDDQDRLVNDYLTKVENLH; encoded by the coding sequence ATGGCATATGGGTTCAAGAAAAGCGGGCTCCTGAAGCCTATCGTCTCGACGGCTGCCATTTGTCTCGTGCTGGCCGGCATGGCGGCGCTCGGCTTTGCTGCCGAGGGGGGCGAGGGTGCCCACCACGTCGACACCGGCAAGCAGATGAAAGACTTCATGTGGCGGGTAATCGACTTTGTCGCGTTGCTCGGCATCCTTGTCTGGGCACTCAAGAAGGCTAATGCCAAAGGTGCTCTCGCTGACCGGAGTGCGGCCCTTGAGAAGGCTCTCGGAGAAGCAGAGGAAGCGAGGGCTGCTGCCGAGAAAAAATTTGCCGAATACGGCGAAAAGCTCGAAAAGGCAAACCAGGAAATTGATGAAATCTATGCTGCCATCCGCAAGGAAGGGGAGCTGGAAAAAGAGCGGATAATCGCAGAAGCCAAGGTTACTGCGGAGAAGATTCGCGAGCAGGCCGCCGCCACCGCCTCCCAGGAGGTCTTCAAGGCAAGGATTGCGCTCCGCGAAGAAGCTGCCAGCCTTGCAGTGCAGATGGCTGAACAGTCCCTGCGCGAAACCATAAAAAAAGATGACCAGGACCGGCTGGTTAACGACTATCTTACGAAGGTGGAGAACTTACATTGA
- a CDS encoding F0F1 ATP synthase subunit epsilon, translated as MAEKLKVDLVTPYKKILSEEVDEITATGALGEFTVLPGHAPFLTSLKIGELAYKQGGQSFHLALNWGYFEVEDDKVTVLVETAERADEIDLERAKAALGRAEEALKHLSQEDKSYKIQEAALERALIRMQVASKSAGK; from the coding sequence ATGGCTGAAAAACTTAAAGTCGATCTGGTAACACCCTACAAAAAAATCCTCTCTGAAGAGGTTGACGAGATTACTGCTACGGGAGCCCTCGGCGAGTTCACGGTTCTCCCCGGACACGCGCCGTTTCTCACCTCGCTGAAAATCGGCGAACTTGCCTATAAGCAGGGAGGCCAGAGCTTCCACCTGGCGCTCAACTGGGGCTACTTCGAAGTTGAGGACGACAAGGTTACCGTTCTTGTTGAGACGGCCGAGCGTGCCGACGAGATCGACCTGGAGCGGGCCAAAGCCGCACTGGGCCGCGCCGAGGAGGCACTGAAGCATCTCAGTCAGGAAGACAAGAGCTACAAGATTCAGGAAGCGGCCCTGGAAAGAGCCCTTATCCGTATGCAGGTGGCTTCTAAATCTGCCGGAAAATAG